From the genome of Atribacterota bacterium:
TTGTGGCAAGACAACCCTGGCAAATATTCTGGGAGCCCTTGACCAGCCGACCGCAGGAGAAGTGTTTTTTCAGGGGCAGTCATTGGGAAAGATGAATCAAAACCGATTGGCTGAATTTAGAAACCAGCATATTGGTTTCATTTTTCAGTTCCATTTTTTACTAAAAGAATTTACTGCTCTGGAGAATGTTTTAATGCCAACCTGGATCAAACAACAGGTAGCTCCGGTTAAGAAAATAAAAAGGGCAAAGGAATTACTGGAATTAGTTGGACTAAAGGAGAGAATGAATAATAAGGGGAACAATTTATCGGGTGGTCAGCAGCAGCGCGTAGCTATTGCTCGTTCTCTGATTAATGAGCCTTCTCTTATTCTGGCGGATGAGCCCACTGGCAACCTG
Proteins encoded in this window:
- a CDS encoding ABC transporter ATP-binding protein, with the translated sequence MPDNNILLEAKEIIKVYGKVIQTIALKKLDLTLEKNEFITLIGPSGCGKTTLANILGALDQPTAGEVFFQGQSLGKMNQNRLAEFRNQHIGFIFQFHFLLKEFTALENVLMPTWIKQQVAPVKKIKRAKELLELVGLKERMNNKGNNLSGGQQQRVAIARSLINEPSLILADEPTGNLDSSNTDQVFGLLRDINKDMGTTFLIITHERHIAAKSNRVVEMLDGEIIKDFYNHREDEDKEWLSIAPEYCKLCQQGTSQTTNLR